In one Zobellia galactanivorans genomic region, the following are encoded:
- the acs gene encoding acetate--CoA ligase yields MSNYHIKHLEEYYQVYRKSVRNPEAFWEEIAEEHFVWRKKWDNVLSWDFSKPEIKWFEGAKLNITENCIDRHLPTRGEKTAILFEPNDPNEEAQHITYRQLHERVCRMANVLKDHGVKKGDRVCIYLPMIPELAISLLACARIGAIHSVVFAGFSSNALATRINDSDCKVVLTSDGSYRGSKTIDLKGLVDKALEECPGVHTVLVTNRINGKVEMKEGRDKWLQPLLDEAYADCVAEIMNAEDPLFILYTSGSTGRPKGMVHTTAGYMVYTAYTFKNTFQYREEDVYWCTADIGWITGHSYIVYGPLANGATTVMFEGVPSYPDFGRFWQVVQKHKVNQFYTAPTAIRALAKENLEFIDKYDLSSLKVLGSVGEPINEEAWHWYNNNVGKKMSPIVDTWWQTETGGIMITPIPYVTPTTPTYATLPFIGIQPALMDEEGKEIKGNQVSGRLCIKFPWPSIARTIWGDHDRYRDTYFSAYKNMYFTGDGALRDAVGYYRITGRVDDVIIVSGHNLGTAPIEDSINEHPAVAESAIVGFPHDIKGNALYGYVILKEFGETRDRENLRKEINQQITEHIGPIAKLDKIQFVTGLPKTRSGKIMRRILRKIASKDISNLGDTSTLLNPEVVEEIIENSL; encoded by the coding sequence ATGAGTAATTATCACATTAAACACTTAGAGGAATATTATCAAGTATACAGAAAATCAGTAAGAAACCCCGAAGCCTTTTGGGAAGAAATCGCCGAAGAGCACTTTGTATGGCGAAAAAAGTGGGACAACGTTCTAAGCTGGGACTTTAGCAAACCCGAAATAAAATGGTTTGAAGGCGCAAAACTCAACATCACCGAGAACTGCATAGACCGGCACCTCCCTACGCGGGGCGAAAAGACGGCCATTCTATTTGAACCGAACGACCCTAATGAAGAAGCCCAGCATATTACATATAGACAACTTCACGAAAGGGTCTGCCGTATGGCAAACGTACTGAAAGACCACGGTGTCAAAAAAGGCGATAGGGTCTGTATCTACCTCCCCATGATTCCCGAGCTGGCCATTTCCCTTTTGGCCTGTGCCCGAATCGGAGCGATACATTCCGTAGTCTTTGCCGGTTTTTCATCCAACGCATTGGCCACCCGCATCAATGATTCCGATTGTAAGGTAGTTTTGACTTCCGACGGTTCCTATCGCGGTTCAAAAACCATAGACCTGAAAGGTCTTGTCGACAAAGCCCTAGAAGAATGTCCCGGCGTACATACCGTACTTGTCACCAATCGTATCAACGGTAAAGTAGAAATGAAGGAAGGCCGTGACAAATGGCTACAACCTTTACTTGATGAGGCATACGCCGATTGTGTGGCCGAAATAATGAATGCCGAAGACCCACTTTTCATTTTATACACCTCAGGTTCAACCGGTCGCCCAAAAGGTATGGTGCACACCACCGCAGGTTACATGGTATACACTGCATATACATTTAAAAACACATTTCAATATAGGGAAGAGGACGTATACTGGTGTACCGCCGATATCGGATGGATTACAGGACACTCGTATATCGTTTACGGCCCCTTGGCCAACGGGGCCACGACCGTTATGTTCGAGGGCGTGCCCTCATATCCCGATTTTGGGCGCTTTTGGCAAGTGGTCCAAAAACACAAAGTCAATCAATTTTATACGGCACCTACGGCCATACGGGCCCTAGCGAAGGAAAATCTCGAATTTATAGACAAGTACGACCTCTCTTCCTTAAAAGTACTAGGTTCGGTAGGAGAACCTATTAACGAAGAAGCATGGCACTGGTACAACAATAATGTAGGTAAAAAAATGAGCCCGATAGTAGATACTTGGTGGCAGACCGAAACGGGAGGTATCATGATCACCCCCATACCCTACGTCACCCCTACTACCCCAACATACGCCACCCTGCCTTTTATAGGCATACAACCGGCCTTGATGGACGAAGAAGGAAAAGAGATCAAAGGAAACCAGGTATCGGGAAGGTTATGCATTAAATTTCCATGGCCTTCTATCGCCCGAACCATTTGGGGAGATCACGACCGGTACAGGGACACATATTTTTCAGCCTACAAGAATATGTATTTTACAGGCGACGGTGCATTGCGCGACGCCGTAGGTTACTACCGAATTACCGGGCGTGTCGACGATGTTATCATTGTTTCCGGCCATAACCTGGGTACGGCCCCTATAGAGGATTCCATCAACGAACACCCTGCCGTGGCAGAAAGTGCCATTGTAGGTTTCCCTCACGACATAAAGGGCAATGCCTTGTACGGCTATGTAATTCTCAAAGAATTTGGGGAAACCCGAGACCGCGAAAACCTACGAAAGGAAATCAATCAACAGATTACCGAACACATCGGGCCTATCGCCAAATTAGACAAGATCCAGTTCGTTACAGGACTGCCAAAAACCCGAAGCGGAAAAATTATGCGCCGAATTTTGCGTAAGATCGCTTCAAAAGACATCTCCAACCTTGGGGACACCAGCACACTCCTGAATCCCGAAGTCGTTGAAGAAATTATAGAGAACTCCCTATAA
- the udk gene encoding uridine kinase encodes MLIIGIAGGTGCGKTTVVNQIIDELPDGEVGVISQDSYYNDLSDLSLEERRKTNFDHPQSIDFTLLEEHLKLLKSGHSIHQPVYSFLECNRTEKTVLVHPTKVLIVEGILILTNSLLRKMMDIKIFVHADSDERLIRRLKRDVNERGWNLDETLEKYQSNIKPMHLQFIEPSKEYADIIIPNNKYNTVAVDIVRTIINEKLA; translated from the coding sequence ATGTTGATAATAGGAATAGCCGGAGGCACTGGTTGTGGAAAAACCACGGTAGTAAATCAGATCATTGACGAACTGCCGGATGGAGAAGTAGGCGTAATATCGCAAGACTCCTACTATAACGACCTATCGGACCTATCATTGGAAGAACGGAGAAAGACCAATTTCGATCACCCGCAGTCTATTGACTTTACCTTACTTGAAGAACATTTAAAACTATTAAAATCGGGGCATTCCATCCATCAACCGGTATATTCGTTTTTGGAGTGTAACCGTACGGAAAAAACGGTATTGGTGCACCCGACCAAGGTGTTGATCGTTGAGGGGATTCTTATCTTGACCAATTCCCTACTCAGAAAAATGATGGACATTAAGATCTTCGTACATGCGGATTCCGATGAACGACTGATACGCAGATTGAAGAGGGATGTAAACGAACGCGGATGGAACTTGGACGAAACCCTTGAAAAATACCAATCGAACATCAAGCCCATGCACCTGCAATTTATAGAACCGAGCAAAGAATACGCCGATATCATCATTCCCAACAATAAGTACAACACGGTCGCCGTCGATATTGTACGGACCATCATCAACGAAAAACTGGCCTAA
- a CDS encoding ParB/RepB/Spo0J family partition protein codes for MAKATKKQALGRGLSALLKDPENDIQSATDKNADKVVGNIVELDVEAIEMNPFQPRSNFNDEALKELASSIRQLGVIQPITVRKLEFNKYQLVSGERRYRASRLVGLTTIPAYIRIANDQESLEMALVENIQRQDLDPIEIALSYQRLIDEIQLTQEQLSDRVGKKRSTITNYMRLLRLDPIIQTGMRDGFLSMGHGRALVNIEKKADQIALYEKIIGQNLSVRETERAVKAYHEGGTSEKPKPKNTKIPEFAEGNIKKFTDHLSVKVAISASEKGNGKITIPFHSKEEFQRIKKLILGE; via the coding sequence ATGGCGAAAGCAACCAAAAAACAAGCACTGGGTCGCGGTCTGTCCGCACTTCTAAAAGATCCAGAAAATGATATTCAATCGGCAACTGACAAGAATGCGGACAAGGTAGTCGGCAACATTGTTGAGCTCGATGTCGAGGCCATTGAAATGAACCCTTTTCAGCCGCGTTCAAATTTCAATGACGAAGCCCTTAAGGAATTGGCATCGTCTATACGGCAACTTGGGGTAATACAACCCATTACCGTTAGAAAGCTAGAGTTCAACAAGTACCAGCTTGTTTCGGGTGAACGAAGGTACCGGGCATCACGCTTGGTCGGCCTTACCACAATACCGGCCTACATACGTATTGCCAACGACCAAGAGTCCCTTGAAATGGCCCTGGTCGAGAATATTCAACGCCAAGACCTTGACCCGATTGAAATTGCGCTTTCATACCAACGCCTGATCGACGAAATTCAACTCACCCAAGAGCAATTGAGCGACAGGGTGGGCAAAAAACGCTCGACCATTACCAATTACATGCGGCTTTTACGCCTTGACCCTATTATTCAAACCGGAATGCGAGACGGTTTCTTAAGTATGGGCCACGGACGCGCCTTGGTCAACATTGAAAAGAAGGCGGATCAAATAGCGCTTTACGAAAAAATCATAGGCCAAAACCTATCGGTCCGTGAGACCGAACGCGCCGTAAAGGCCTACCATGAAGGCGGAACATCTGAAAAACCAAAACCAAAGAATACTAAAATACCTGAATTTGCCGAAGGCAATATCAAAAAATTTACTGACCACCTTTCCGTTAAAGTCGCTATTTCCGCATCGGAGAAAGGCAACGGAAAAATAACCATTCCATTCCATTCAAAGGAAGAGTTTCAACGAATCAAAAAATTGATCTTAGGTGAGTAA
- a CDS encoding DUF4212 domain-containing protein codes for MSKKQKHATAYWKENIKYLAILLSIWFGVSYGAGILLKDELNEIKVGGFKLGFWFAQQGSIYVFVILIFVYVRLMNKLDKKYGFNE; via the coding sequence ATGTCAAAAAAGCAAAAACACGCCACCGCATACTGGAAAGAGAATATAAAATACCTCGCCATTCTTTTGTCGATATGGTTCGGTGTATCATATGGTGCGGGCATCTTGCTTAAAGATGAGTTGAACGAAATAAAAGTAGGCGGATTCAAACTCGGCTTTTGGTTTGCGCAGCAAGGTTCGATCTATGTGTTTGTCATTCTCATATTCGTATATGTCCGCCTTATGAACAAACTGGATAAAAAATACGGCTTCAACGAATAA
- a CDS encoding sodium:solute symporter family protein, whose product MSVQTWTYLLVGITFALYIGIAIWSRAGSTKDFYVAGGGVSPLANGMATAADWMSAASFISMAGIISFAGYDGSVYLMGWTGGYVLLALLLAPYLRKFGKFTVPDFIGDRYYSKTARIVAVICALIVSFTYVAGQMRGVGVVFSRFLEVDINTGVIIGMVIVLFYAVLGGMKGITYTQVAQFCVLIFAFMVPAIFISIQMTGNPIPQLGMGSKLNDGSGMFLLDKLNGLSTELGFAEYTEGKKSTIDIFMITLALMVGTAGLPHVIVRFFTVKRVKDARKSAGFALLLIAILYTAAPAVAVFARTNMIHTVSNQEYAKMPEWFKNWETTGLLNFEDKNGDGKIQYVADRSKNELIVDPDIMVLANPEIANLPAWVIALVAAGGLAAALSTAAGLLLVISASVSHDLIKKIFVPNISEKGELWTARGAATVAVVIAGYFGINPPGFVAAVVALAFGLAAASFFPAIILGIFYKKMNKEGAIAGMIVGISLMLFYMLKFKFGIFDGGKEAVASLEKDWWFGISPEGFGSVAMLVNFIVSIAIMKFTPEPPINVQEIVEDIRIPSGAGTAINH is encoded by the coding sequence ATGAGCGTTCAAACATGGACCTATCTATTAGTCGGCATTACTTTTGCCCTTTACATTGGTATCGCGATCTGGTCGCGGGCGGGTTCTACCAAAGATTTTTATGTAGCCGGTGGAGGTGTTTCGCCTTTGGCCAATGGTATGGCCACCGCAGCGGACTGGATGTCGGCCGCATCTTTTATTTCAATGGCGGGCATTATTTCCTTTGCAGGCTATGACGGTTCGGTATACCTCATGGGGTGGACGGGCGGCTATGTGCTCTTGGCCCTGCTTCTGGCCCCCTACCTCCGTAAATTCGGAAAATTCACCGTACCTGATTTTATAGGGGATCGCTATTATTCGAAAACCGCCAGAATCGTTGCCGTAATTTGCGCCTTGATCGTTTCCTTCACTTATGTTGCGGGGCAAATGCGAGGTGTAGGCGTGGTATTTTCCCGATTTCTTGAAGTCGATATCAATACCGGGGTAATCATCGGTATGGTCATTGTGCTTTTTTATGCCGTTTTAGGAGGAATGAAAGGCATCACCTATACACAAGTGGCCCAATTCTGTGTATTGATATTCGCCTTTATGGTGCCCGCAATTTTTATCTCCATACAAATGACCGGAAACCCTATTCCACAATTAGGAATGGGCTCTAAACTCAACGATGGGTCGGGCATGTTTCTCTTGGACAAGCTGAATGGACTATCAACCGAGCTTGGTTTCGCCGAATACACCGAAGGGAAAAAGTCGACCATCGACATATTCATGATTACCTTGGCCCTTATGGTAGGTACCGCCGGCCTGCCTCACGTAATCGTTCGCTTCTTTACCGTAAAACGGGTTAAAGACGCCCGAAAATCAGCTGGGTTCGCCCTTTTGCTTATTGCCATTCTTTATACCGCGGCACCGGCCGTAGCCGTATTTGCCCGTACCAATATGATCCACACCGTCAGCAATCAAGAATATGCAAAAATGCCCGAGTGGTTCAAAAACTGGGAAACCACGGGCCTGTTGAACTTTGAGGACAAAAACGGGGACGGAAAAATTCAATATGTTGCCGACCGGTCAAAAAACGAATTGATCGTCGACCCCGATATCATGGTTTTGGCCAATCCGGAAATCGCCAATCTTCCTGCTTGGGTCATCGCACTTGTAGCCGCTGGAGGTCTGGCCGCCGCACTTTCTACCGCTGCAGGGCTACTTTTGGTTATTTCCGCCTCGGTATCGCATGATTTGATCAAAAAAATATTCGTTCCGAACATTTCCGAAAAAGGGGAACTTTGGACCGCTAGAGGTGCCGCCACCGTAGCCGTTGTCATTGCCGGTTACTTCGGCATCAACCCGCCCGGATTTGTGGCCGCCGTAGTCGCCTTGGCCTTCGGTCTGGCAGCGGCCTCGTTCTTTCCGGCCATCATACTCGGTATTTTCTATAAAAAAATGAACAAGGAAGGCGCAATCGCGGGAATGATCGTGGGGATATCTTTGATGCTGTTCTATATGCTAAAGTTCAAGTTCGGCATATTCGACGGAGGAAAAGAAGCCGTAGCAAGTCTTGAAAAAGACTGGTGGTTCGGCATATCCCCGGAAGGTTTCGGCAGTGTGGCCATGTTGGTCAACTTTATCGTTTCGATCGCAATTATGAAGTTCACACCCGAACCTCCCATAAATGTTCAGGAAATTGTTGAAGATATTCGAATTCCCAGTGGGGCAGGTACTGCCATAAACCACTAA
- a CDS encoding multidrug effflux MFS transporter: MQKENVRPNFEFIALMASLMSIVALAIDALLPALSHIGITINSLDPLKNQLLITMIFLGLGVGQLFFGPLSDSYGRKPVVYVGFGLFAIASVICVLAPSLEIMIIGRVLQGIGLSAPRTIAISIIRDTYKGDYMAKIMSFVTAFFILVPVVAPAIGKWIMDAFGWQSIFYVQLFFGLLVCIWFWKRQPETLKPQFKVPFSMGVFASGLKEFLKYRETIAFTFASGFVTGAFLVYLSSSQHVFEDQYGLVENFPYIFAGLAGSVGLSTFLNGTLVLRFGMRKLAFMAMTAFCIIALTYVVLFWGRPNPSVPILVAFLFVQFLCLGFLWGNFRSIAMEPIGHIAGIGAAINGFVSTILSVPIANFIGGFVQDTVWPMFVGLAICGLLSLGTMLLVRRPKVVVTA, encoded by the coding sequence ATGCAAAAAGAGAATGTAAGACCCAATTTCGAGTTCATCGCTTTGATGGCCTCATTGATGTCTATTGTGGCCTTGGCAATCGATGCTTTATTGCCCGCCTTATCACATATTGGTATAACCATAAACAGTTTGGATCCCCTTAAGAACCAGCTCCTTATCACCATGATCTTTTTGGGTTTGGGGGTAGGACAGTTGTTTTTCGGGCCCTTGTCCGATAGTTATGGCAGAAAGCCAGTGGTCTACGTTGGTTTTGGACTGTTCGCTATAGCTAGCGTAATCTGTGTGTTGGCCCCGTCCCTTGAAATTATGATCATTGGTCGGGTTTTACAGGGAATTGGCCTTTCGGCTCCCAGAACCATTGCTATATCCATTATCAGGGATACCTATAAAGGGGACTATATGGCGAAAATCATGTCGTTTGTCACCGCATTTTTTATCCTTGTTCCAGTGGTGGCGCCGGCTATAGGTAAATGGATTATGGACGCCTTTGGGTGGCAGTCTATATTTTATGTGCAATTATTTTTTGGCTTATTGGTCTGTATCTGGTTTTGGAAGCGCCAACCTGAAACCCTGAAACCACAGTTTAAGGTTCCTTTTTCCATGGGAGTGTTTGCCAGCGGATTGAAAGAGTTTCTTAAATACAGGGAAACCATAGCCTTTACTTTTGCTTCCGGTTTTGTAACGGGCGCCTTTTTGGTGTATTTGAGTTCTTCACAGCACGTCTTTGAGGATCAATACGGGCTAGTGGAAAATTTCCCATATATATTTGCCGGACTGGCGGGTTCCGTTGGTCTTTCCACGTTTTTAAACGGAACCTTGGTGCTTCGTTTTGGTATGCGAAAACTGGCCTTTATGGCCATGACGGCATTTTGTATAATAGCCTTGACCTATGTGGTTTTGTTTTGGGGAAGACCGAACCCCAGCGTACCGATTTTAGTGGCATTTCTGTTCGTACAGTTTTTATGTCTGGGCTTTCTATGGGGTAATTTCCGTTCCATTGCCATGGAACCTATCGGTCATATTGCCGGTATTGGAGCTGCAATCAACGGGTTTGTATCGACTATACTGAGCGTGCCTATCGCCAATTTTATCGGTGGGTTTGTGCAGGATACGGTTTGGCCTATGTTCGTAGGTCTTGCCATATGCGGACTCCTTTCCTTGGGTACCATGCTATTGGTGCGAAGGCCAAAGGTGGTGGTTACCGCTTGA
- a CDS encoding ParA family protein, with protein sequence MGKIIAIANQKGGVGKTTTTVNLAASLGVLEKKVLLIDADPQANATSGLGIDVESVEFGTYQLLEHTMSAQEAIIKTDSPNLDLIPAHIDLVAIEIELVDKDEREYMMKKAISHLRDSYDYVLIDCAPSLGLLTLNALTAADAVIIPIQCEYFALEGLGKLLNTIKSVQKIHNPNLDIEGMLLTMFDSRLRLSNQVVEEVRKHFADMVFDTIIQRNVRLSEAPSYGESIIKYDASSKGATNYLNLAHEIVKKNKEIA encoded by the coding sequence ATGGGCAAGATTATTGCTATTGCGAATCAAAAGGGAGGAGTGGGTAAAACCACTACAACAGTTAATTTGGCGGCTTCCTTAGGTGTTTTGGAAAAGAAAGTGTTGCTAATAGATGCCGACCCACAGGCGAATGCCACATCGGGTTTGGGTATAGATGTTGAAAGTGTAGAGTTTGGCACATACCAACTTCTCGAGCACACTATGAGCGCCCAAGAAGCCATTATTAAAACCGACTCCCCTAATCTAGACCTTATTCCCGCACACATTGACTTGGTGGCCATTGAAATCGAATTGGTAGACAAGGATGAACGGGAGTATATGATGAAGAAGGCCATATCCCACTTAAGGGACAGCTACGATTATGTATTGATCGATTGTGCCCCTTCCCTAGGTTTACTTACCCTAAATGCATTGACTGCGGCAGATGCGGTCATCATTCCTATTCAATGCGAATATTTTGCTTTGGAAGGACTTGGAAAACTCTTGAACACCATAAAAAGTGTACAAAAGATCCACAACCCCAACTTGGACATCGAAGGTATGTTATTGACCATGTTCGATTCAAGGCTGAGACTCTCTAACCAAGTGGTAGAGGAAGTCCGTAAACATTTTGCCGATATGGTTTTCGATACCATCATACAGCGTAATGTACGCCTGAGCGAGGCACCTAGTTATGGGGAAAGCATTATAAAATATGACGCGAGTAGCAAGGGGGCGACCAATTATTTGAACCTGGCCCATGAAATCGTCAAGAAAAACAAAGAAATAGCTTAA
- a CDS encoding anhydro-N-acetylmuramic acid kinase produces the protein MIKTHKILGLMSGTSLDGLDLAYCLIQEKDNRYTFEIKAVDSISYTNEMQLRLKDAILLPSDALLKFHNSYGTWLGEQAKKFIEANALEVDYIASHGHTTHHQPENGLTFQIGSGQHLANASGQKVICDFRTNDVALGGQGAPLVPIGDRLFFGTYDFCLNLGGISNVSFEHRGQRIAYDIGLANMILNHITRKNGLEYDKGGKLAKSGKIIPEMLSRLNALEFYRLPFPKSIGYEWFIKEVVPIVETFPHRMEDLLCTSVHHICDQVAMQVKQNSKKEGSTLFITGGGALNDYLIETLREKLGNTAELVVPSKQLIEFKEALVFALMGALRAEQKINVLSSVTGAKTDSSSGVIFLPS, from the coding sequence ATGATAAAAACACATAAAATACTTGGACTCATGTCGGGCACATCACTAGATGGGCTTGATTTGGCCTATTGCCTAATCCAAGAAAAAGACAATCGCTACACTTTTGAAATAAAGGCCGTTGATAGCATATCGTACACCAATGAAATGCAGTTAAGACTTAAGGATGCGATCCTACTCCCCAGTGACGCCCTACTCAAGTTCCACAATTCATATGGCACTTGGCTCGGCGAACAGGCCAAAAAATTTATTGAGGCCAACGCCCTAGAAGTCGACTATATTGCCAGTCACGGCCATACCACCCATCATCAGCCTGAAAACGGACTCACCTTTCAAATTGGCAGCGGTCAGCATTTGGCCAACGCCAGCGGACAAAAGGTCATCTGTGATTTCCGAACCAACGATGTGGCCCTCGGCGGACAAGGTGCTCCTCTCGTACCTATCGGCGACCGTCTTTTCTTCGGGACCTACGATTTTTGCCTCAACCTAGGGGGCATCAGCAATGTCTCGTTCGAACATCGAGGTCAGCGAATAGCCTACGATATTGGCTTGGCGAACATGATATTGAACCACATTACCCGAAAAAACGGCCTTGAATACGACAAAGGCGGAAAACTGGCAAAAAGCGGCAAGATTATCCCTGAAATGCTTTCAAGGTTAAACGCCCTTGAATTCTACCGACTTCCCTTCCCGAAATCCATCGGCTATGAATGGTTTATAAAAGAAGTTGTACCTATAGTAGAGACCTTTCCCCATCGCATGGAAGACCTTTTGTGCACAAGCGTCCACCATATTTGCGACCAAGTAGCCATGCAGGTAAAGCAAAATAGTAAAAAGGAAGGCAGCACCCTCTTTATAACCGGAGGCGGGGCCCTAAACGACTACTTGATAGAAACCTTAAGGGAAAAACTTGGAAATACGGCAGAACTGGTCGTTCCCTCAAAACAACTCATTGAATTCAAGGAAGCCTTGGTATTCGCCCTTATGGGGGCACTACGGGCCGAACAAAAAATAAATGTCCTTAGCTCGGTTACCGGGGCGAAAACGGACTCTTCTAGCGGAGTAATTTTTCTACCGAGTTAA
- a CDS encoding glycoside hydrolase family 3 protein, whose translation MSSTLPYIEAKQTLALREKIGQLFMPAAFINDSEIEIQRLETLIKEHCIGSICFFHSRASAATNFEGKKKIIANEKSFETLQELIRRYQKAAKHPLLIAIDAEWGLAMRIENTPQYPYAITLGAIPDDSEVLIYEVGKHIAQDCKTAGIHWNLAPCIDINNNPNNPVIGYRSFGQDRDKVTKKALAFIKGTQSEGVLSSIKHFPGHGDTATDSHLGLPVIEKTKETLFANELYPFQKLIAQEIDSVMAGHLSVPALANGSNTPSSLSKDMIKGVLRREMKYDGLVISDALNMHAVSKNYPVKGELEWLAFDAGNDVLCFAEHIQEGIEYILKNADKEQIEASFQRLWKLKERIDFHLPSAPKNLTPPDSLNLKIAEKSLTLLQGSPQTITEFSKTNFTYICNIKDTQDHFLEHLRSEKKPSIIRWKETPPRNENNVLLVLFPPQVKPTHGFGFTEEEISYINHLIATQKVVLYLFGNPYVLNLINYKKTKALVLAYQNFEVFQTTAARHFLNQLDAQGSLPVSISS comes from the coding sequence ATGAGTAGTACCCTACCCTATATCGAAGCAAAGCAGACCCTTGCCCTAAGAGAAAAAATAGGACAATTGTTCATGCCCGCCGCCTTTATAAACGATAGCGAGATCGAAATACAACGGCTTGAAACACTGATTAAGGAACACTGTATCGGTTCCATCTGTTTTTTTCATAGTAGGGCCAGTGCGGCTACCAACTTCGAAGGGAAGAAAAAAATAATAGCCAACGAAAAAAGCTTCGAGACCCTACAAGAATTGATACGCCGCTACCAAAAGGCCGCAAAACACCCCTTATTGATCGCCATAGATGCCGAATGGGGATTGGCCATGCGTATAGAAAATACACCACAGTACCCCTACGCGATTACCTTGGGAGCCATTCCCGATGACTCGGAGGTTTTGATATATGAAGTAGGAAAGCATATTGCCCAAGATTGCAAAACCGCGGGAATACACTGGAACCTAGCGCCTTGCATTGATATCAACAACAACCCCAACAACCCCGTCATTGGCTACCGCTCCTTTGGTCAAGACCGAGACAAGGTTACCAAAAAGGCCCTGGCCTTTATCAAGGGTACCCAAAGCGAAGGCGTACTAAGCAGCATCAAACACTTTCCCGGCCATGGCGATACCGCTACCGATTCGCATCTGGGGCTACCGGTTATAGAAAAAACAAAAGAAACCCTATTCGCCAACGAATTGTACCCCTTTCAAAAATTGATCGCACAAGAGATCGATTCCGTTATGGCGGGCCACCTTTCCGTTCCTGCGCTTGCCAATGGTTCGAACACCCCTTCCAGCCTTTCCAAAGACATGATCAAGGGAGTTCTTCGCAGAGAAATGAAATACGATGGCCTTGTTATTTCCGATGCCCTGAACATGCATGCGGTTTCAAAGAACTACCCTGTAAAAGGGGAGCTCGAATGGCTGGCTTTCGATGCCGGAAACGATGTACTCTGCTTTGCGGAACATATTCAAGAAGGCATAGAATACATTTTAAAAAATGCCGACAAAGAACAGATTGAAGCAAGTTTTCAACGCCTTTGGAAGCTAAAGGAAAGAATTGACTTTCATTTGCCATCCGCACCGAAGAACCTAACACCACCCGATAGCCTAAACCTAAAAATAGCCGAAAAAAGCCTTACCTTATTGCAAGGTAGCCCCCAAACCATAACTGAATTTTCAAAAACCAATTTTACTTATATCTGTAATATAAAGGATACTCAAGATCATTTTTTAGAGCACCTCCGTTCAGAAAAAAAGCCTAGTATCATCAGGTGGAAGGAAACACCCCCTAGAAACGAAAACAATGTTCTATTGGTCCTCTTTCCCCCTCAGGTTAAACCGACCCATGGTTTTGGTTTCACCGAAGAGGAAATCAGCTATATAAACCATCTTATCGCTACTCAAAAGGTAGTGCTCTATCTCTTCGGAAATCCGTATGTACTCAATCTTATCAATTATAAAAAGACAAAGGCCCTTGTTCTCGCATATCAAAATTTTGAAGTTTTCCAGACCACGGCGGCCCGGCATTTTTTAAACCAATTAGACGCCCAAGGCTCCTTGCCCGTAAGCATATCGTCATGA
- a CDS encoding FtsB family cell division protein — protein MGLKDLRQKKWFGLLTNMYVLVLTVFVIWMVFFDTNSLLIHLELKKEIKKLEKQQEFLRQEIANDKRILERLSDPDELEKFAREQYFLKKKNEEIYLIEYEDSLDLKKKE, from the coding sequence ATGGGATTAAAAGATTTGAGACAAAAAAAATGGTTCGGCCTATTGACCAATATGTACGTATTGGTACTTACCGTTTTTGTAATATGGATGGTCTTTTTCGATACGAACTCCCTTCTTATCCATCTTGAATTGAAAAAGGAAATCAAGAAACTTGAAAAGCAACAAGAATTCCTAAGGCAGGAAATCGCCAATGACAAAAGGATACTTGAAAGGCTATCCGATCCAGATGAGCTTGAAAAGTTTGCCCGAGAGCAATATTTCCTCAAAAAAAAGAATGAAGAAATCTATTTGATAGAATACGAAGACAGCCTCGACCTGAAGAAAAAGGAGTAA